One region of Flavobacterium sp. GSB-24 genomic DNA includes:
- a CDS encoding helix-turn-helix domain-containing protein, giving the protein MTAIKESSTIQENKQYALEQCPVTFVMEKIGGYWKPIILYHLSTGDKRYSELKRAIPAVTEKMLIQHLKQLEADGLVIREAKPVVPPFVTYKLSDAGKGLLPVIDAMAAWAFKVKDGIYSV; this is encoded by the coding sequence ATGACAGCAATTAAAGAATCGTCAACTATTCAGGAAAACAAGCAGTATGCGTTGGAACAATGCCCTGTAACTTTCGTTATGGAAAAAATTGGAGGCTACTGGAAACCCATTATTTTATATCATTTATCGACTGGAGATAAACGTTACAGCGAATTGAAAAGAGCAATTCCGGCTGTAACAGAGAAGATGCTTATTCAGCATTTAAAACAATTAGAAGCAGATGGTTTGGTGATTCGCGAAGCAAAACCTGTCGTTCCTCCTTTTGTGACTTATAAATTAAGTGATGCTGGAAAGGGATTATTACCCGTTATTGATGCAATGGCTGCGTGGGCTTTTAAAGTAAAAGACGGCATCTATAGCGTTTAA
- a CDS encoding M20/M25/M40 family metallo-hydrolase, whose translation MKLKLFFTTVFFCCTFVNAQISKTFYKHDKYLSSDKLEGRFPGTKGNNKAAAYIQKYFKKYGLKEFNNSYYQPFKVFVKEGINKMKSDSAATQNVLGFIQGSDPVLKNEYIVIGAHYDHWGWGGPGSGSKKKEAFAIHNGADDNASGVSALLCILEEISKQKIKPKRSIIFISFSGEEEGLLGSKYFVTHLPVPKESVKVMLNMDMVGRLNEKKELYMGGAGTFPNGVELMQKLQENSGLNPVIHAGDVGGSDHVSFYKESISAVGFHTGGHPQYHTPEDDIDLINSDGGALVSKYIYNALTEIANYKEALFFIKQN comes from the coding sequence ATGAAATTAAAACTTTTTTTTACGACCGTATTTTTTTGCTGCACTTTCGTGAATGCACAAATTTCCAAAACCTTTTATAAACATGATAAATATCTATCATCAGATAAATTGGAAGGCCGTTTTCCGGGTACAAAAGGAAATAATAAAGCAGCAGCTTATATTCAGAAGTATTTTAAAAAATATGGTTTAAAAGAATTCAATAATTCCTATTATCAGCCTTTTAAAGTTTTTGTAAAAGAAGGCATCAATAAGATGAAATCAGATAGTGCTGCAACTCAAAATGTTTTGGGTTTTATCCAAGGATCTGATCCGGTTTTAAAAAATGAATATATTGTAATAGGAGCACATTACGATCATTGGGGCTGGGGCGGGCCAGGTTCTGGAAGTAAAAAGAAAGAAGCGTTTGCCATTCATAACGGTGCAGATGATAATGCTTCTGGTGTCTCGGCGCTGCTTTGCATTTTAGAAGAAATTTCAAAACAAAAAATCAAACCAAAAAGAAGCATCATTTTTATTTCGTTCAGCGGAGAAGAAGAAGGATTATTAGGTTCTAAATACTTCGTAACCCATCTGCCAGTTCCAAAAGAATCCGTAAAAGTAATGCTCAATATGGATATGGTTGGAAGATTGAATGAGAAAAAAGAGCTTTATATGGGCGGTGCTGGAACTTTCCCAAATGGAGTCGAACTGATGCAAAAACTGCAGGAAAACTCAGGATTAAACCCAGTTATTCACGCAGGAGATGTTGGCGGTTCCGATCATGTTTCTTTTTATAAAGAATCTATTTCTGCAGTTGGTTTTCATACCGGCGGACATCCGCAGTATCATACACCAGAAGATGATATAGACCTCATTAATTCTGATGGAGGTGCTTTGGTTTCAAAATATATTTATAATGCCTTAACAGAAATTGCCAATTACAAAGAAGCTTTGTTTTTTATCAAACAGAATTAA
- a CDS encoding sialidase family protein → MILKKRYTTAALLMVIVFSNSVKAQTKAVNIESSYIADPPVTANSHASTLVEYKPNEIMAAWFGGKYEGAKDVGIYISDYKDKKWSTPKELIQPLIKNGDTLPCWNPVLFKSKSQNLYLFYKVGKNPREWFGAMIVSKDNGTTWGEPKYLPEGFYGPIRNKPIETTPGLILCGSSTESVDKDEWRIHVETYTEADDSWKKIEVENNKQLNVIQPTFLVHSESDIEMLSRSKHNRVVASWSGDNGKSWIRTNTINVVNSNSGIDALTVNKNLFLLVNNPLPQGKDWFNGRNILDVEYSTDGLNWRKLFDLENQEKGEFSYPAIIQTTDKKVHVLYTYDRKYIKHTSFDL, encoded by the coding sequence ATGATTTTAAAAAAGAGATATACTACAGCTGCATTATTGATGGTAATTGTTTTTTCCAATTCAGTAAAAGCACAAACTAAAGCTGTGAATATTGAAAGCAGTTATATTGCAGATCCGCCTGTTACAGCCAACAGTCACGCATCTACATTGGTTGAATATAAACCAAATGAGATTATGGCAGCTTGGTTTGGCGGTAAATACGAAGGTGCAAAAGATGTCGGAATTTATATTTCCGATTATAAAGATAAAAAATGGTCAACCCCAAAAGAGCTTATTCAGCCATTAATCAAAAACGGTGATACGCTTCCTTGTTGGAATCCGGTATTGTTTAAAAGCAAAAGCCAGAATTTGTATTTGTTTTACAAAGTCGGAAAAAATCCAAGAGAATGGTTTGGTGCTATGATTGTTTCAAAAGATAATGGAACAACTTGGGGCGAACCAAAATATCTTCCAGAAGGATTTTACGGACCAATTCGAAACAAACCAATCGAAACTACGCCGGGCTTAATTCTCTGCGGTAGCAGTACAGAAAGTGTTGATAAAGACGAATGGAGAATTCATGTTGAAACTTACACAGAAGCTGACGATTCTTGGAAAAAAATTGAAGTTGAAAACAATAAACAATTAAATGTCATTCAGCCTACATTTTTAGTTCATAGTGAAAGTGATATTGAGATGCTGTCCCGTAGCAAACACAATAGAGTAGTTGCAAGCTGGTCTGGAGATAACGGAAAAAGCTGGATAAGAACCAATACGATTAATGTGGTTAATTCAAATTCAGGAATAGATGCTTTAACCGTAAATAAAAATCTTTTTTTATTAGTGAATAATCCGCTCCCGCAGGGAAAAGACTGGTTTAACGGCCGCAATATTTTAGACGTTGAATATTCCACAGATGGTTTGAACTGGAGAAAGTTATTTGATTTGGAAAATCAGGAAAAAGGAGAGTTCAGTTACCCAGCAATAATTCAAACCACAGACAAGAAAGTACACGTACTGTATACTTATGATCGAAAATACATTAAACATACCTCTTTTGATTTATAA
- a CDS encoding sugar MFS transporter translates to MVDTNTTNSSQTKPTTLVPILIIASLFFIFGFVTWINGALIPFMKTINELTSAQSLLVASASYISFVVMALPASYILAKIGYKKGMSLGLFIMGFGALIFIPAAEARTYWMFLTGIFIQGAGMTLLQTASNPYITILGPIESAAKRISIMGICNKIAGALGSLIFGSILLSGIDEIQEKLAVVSVSEKNTLLNNMADSVVVPYISMAVVLFILGLLIRKAPLPNVEAAPIEETKEGETAKTSIFQFPHLWLGVLTLFMYVGVEVIAGDTIIAYGIALGFPAGDAKFFTTFTLLAMVATYALGAFLIPKYITQALALKVSAVLGIILSFCIVFSSGFTSVLFVAGLGIANALVWPAVWPLTLNGLGKFTKTGAALLVMAISGGAVIPPLYGKFVDGTKADLIAQGISEVNATAAASTKGYWILLPCYIIILYYAISGHKVGLKKS, encoded by the coding sequence ATGGTTGATACAAATACCACTAACTCCTCACAAACCAAACCAACCACATTAGTTCCAATTTTAATAATAGCAAGTCTGTTTTTTATTTTTGGATTTGTTACCTGGATCAACGGAGCTTTGATCCCGTTTATGAAAACAATTAACGAATTAACTTCAGCGCAGTCTTTATTAGTTGCGTCGGCATCTTATATTTCGTTTGTTGTAATGGCACTTCCTGCCTCTTATATTTTAGCTAAAATCGGCTATAAAAAAGGAATGTCTTTGGGATTATTCATTATGGGTTTCGGAGCCTTAATTTTTATTCCTGCAGCCGAAGCGAGAACCTATTGGATGTTCCTTACAGGAATTTTTATTCAGGGAGCCGGAATGACTTTATTGCAAACAGCATCTAATCCGTATATCACTATTTTAGGACCAATTGAAAGCGCAGCAAAAAGAATTTCTATTATGGGAATTTGTAATAAAATCGCTGGAGCTTTAGGGTCGCTTATTTTCGGATCTATTTTATTGTCAGGAATAGATGAAATTCAGGAAAAACTGGCTGTAGTAAGCGTTTCTGAAAAGAATACATTACTAAATAATATGGCAGACAGTGTTGTAGTTCCTTACATTTCAATGGCAGTGGTTTTGTTTATTTTAGGATTGCTGATTCGTAAAGCACCGTTGCCAAATGTAGAAGCCGCGCCAATCGAAGAAACAAAAGAGGGAGAAACAGCAAAAACAAGTATTTTTCAGTTTCCGCATCTTTGGCTTGGGGTACTAACTTTGTTTATGTACGTTGGAGTAGAAGTTATTGCTGGTGATACGATTATAGCTTACGGAATCGCGTTAGGATTTCCTGCAGGCGATGCCAAATTCTTTACAACATTTACCTTATTAGCGATGGTAGCTACTTATGCTTTGGGAGCATTTTTGATTCCGAAATATATTACGCAGGCTTTGGCTCTAAAAGTGAGTGCGGTTTTAGGAATTATATTGTCATTCTGCATTGTGTTTTCTAGCGGATTTACTTCTGTTTTATTCGTTGCTGGATTAGGAATCGCAAATGCATTAGTGTGGCCTGCAGTCTGGCCTCTTACACTTAACGGTTTAGGAAAATTTACGAAAACAGGAGCAGCATTATTAGTAATGGCAATTTCTGGAGGAGCAGTTATTCCGCCTCTATATGGGAAATTTGTAGACGGAACAAAAGCCGATCTGATCGCGCAGGGAATTAGCGAAGTTAACGCAACAGCAGCAGCCTCAACAAAAGGATATTGGATTTTACTTCCTTGCTATATTATTATCCTTTACTATGCGATTTCAGGACATAAAGTGGGGTTGAAGAAGAGTTAG
- a CDS encoding SusD/RagB family nutrient-binding outer membrane lipoprotein has translation MKYSFKIKTLGVAVAMLSTFSSCTKDFDEINTDPNSLTESQLDPTLAGPAFASALYAGIHNGSYSSPGVDDQGTWGIATGILSSTFIHYLNCGYGTERNAFVNGYEGRGWTRFYTVAAPALTNAFKASEGNAEALAVLKIWKVFMYNQMVDAYGPIPYTEAGNGKEKVPYDSVEFIYEDFFKLLDEANAVLSSSSTASVASLAPNDRVYSGSVDKWRIFGNSMRLRLALRISDKDPGKAKTQAEAAVAAGVMQTNDQSAFFKASNITPNNLNMIVNSWGYVMTASMESILVGYNDPRLSKWFAPIDTGVYRGNPVGGLEDQFGTTKFSAFNNDVMGNGATNNLSETKNIEIFMASENYLSRAEGALNGWNMGGDAKTLYETGIRLSLAQWGITNAAEVDAYINGSSLPTLPNILTVYPTLDLRDIPVKLPVAWSASTADQRTQIAVQKYLAIFPESWEAWADLRRSDAKVIYPVLNTDNPDPGVGKSLMKRIIYTTNEYSSNKEAVDDGIAKLGGADSGGTRLWWDTK, from the coding sequence ATGAAATATAGTTTTAAAATAAAAACACTAGGAGTCGCTGTAGCGATGCTATCTACTTTTTCTAGTTGTACAAAGGACTTCGACGAAATAAATACGGATCCAAATTCGCTTACAGAAAGTCAGTTAGATCCAACTCTTGCTGGTCCTGCATTTGCATCTGCGTTATACGCAGGTATCCACAACGGATCTTATTCTTCTCCAGGTGTAGATGATCAAGGTACTTGGGGTATTGCAACAGGTATTTTGTCTTCAACTTTTATTCACTACTTAAATTGTGGATACGGAACGGAAAGAAATGCTTTCGTTAACGGATACGAAGGAAGAGGATGGACAAGATTTTATACAGTTGCTGCGCCAGCTTTGACAAATGCTTTCAAAGCATCTGAAGGAAATGCTGAAGCTTTAGCAGTTCTTAAAATTTGGAAAGTTTTCATGTACAACCAAATGGTTGATGCTTACGGACCAATTCCTTACACTGAAGCAGGTAATGGTAAAGAAAAAGTTCCTTATGACAGCGTAGAATTCATCTATGAAGATTTCTTTAAATTGTTAGATGAAGCAAACGCAGTATTGAGTTCTTCTTCTACTGCATCTGTAGCCTCTCTTGCCCCAAATGATAGAGTTTATTCAGGAAGTGTTGACAAATGGAGAATTTTTGGAAACAGTATGAGATTGCGTTTAGCTTTAAGAATTTCGGATAAAGATCCAGGAAAAGCAAAAACTCAAGCTGAAGCTGCTGTAGCTGCAGGAGTTATGCAGACAAATGATCAAAGTGCATTCTTTAAAGCAAGTAACATTACTCCAAACAATTTAAACATGATTGTAAACAGCTGGGGTTATGTAATGACAGCTTCTATGGAAAGTATCTTAGTAGGATACAACGATCCACGTTTATCAAAATGGTTTGCCCCAATCGATACTGGAGTTTATAGAGGTAACCCTGTTGGAGGTTTAGAAGATCAATTTGGAACTACTAAATTCTCTGCTTTCAATAATGACGTAATGGGTAATGGTGCCACTAACAACCTTAGTGAAACTAAAAATATCGAAATCTTCATGGCTTCTGAAAACTATTTGAGCAGAGCAGAAGGTGCATTGAATGGATGGAACATGGGCGGAGATGCTAAAACTTTGTATGAAACAGGTATTAGATTATCTCTAGCACAATGGGGAATTACAAATGCTGCTGAAGTAGATGCATACATCAATGGTTCATCATTGCCAACTTTACCAAATATCTTAACAGTTTACCCTACTTTAGACTTAAGAGATATCCCTGTTAAATTGCCAGTAGCTTGGTCTGCATCTACTGCTGATCAACGTACACAGATTGCAGTTCAAAAATACTTAGCAATTTTCCCAGAATCTTGGGAAGCTTGGGCAGATTTACGTAGAAGCGATGCTAAAGTTATTTATCCTGTATTAAACACAGATAACCCAGACCCAGGAGTTGGAAAATCTCTAATGAAGAGAATCATTTATACTACAAATGAGTATTCTTCTAACAAAGAAGCAGTTGATGATGGTATCGCAAAATTAGGCGGTGCAGATTCAGGTGGAACTAGACTTTGGTGGGACACAAAATAA